One stretch of Labrenzia sp. CE80 DNA includes these proteins:
- the clpS gene encoding ATP-dependent Clp protease adapter ClpS, which produces MASGADFDDGDGDTGTVVVTRTKTVTKRPSLYRVLILNDDYTPMEFVIHVVESFFQKNREEATRIMLHVHHHGVGECGIYSYEVAETKVTQVMDFARKHQHPLQCVMEKK; this is translated from the coding sequence ATGGCTAGCGGGGCTGACTTTGACGATGGCGATGGCGACACGGGAACGGTCGTTGTCACCAGGACCAAGACGGTTACCAAGCGCCCGAGTCTATATCGGGTGCTTATCCTCAATGACGACTACACGCCAATGGAGTTCGTTATTCATGTCGTGGAAAGTTTCTTCCAGAAGAATAGGGAAGAGGCGACCCGGATCATGCTCCATGTTCACCATCACGGCGTTGGGGAATGCGGGATTTATTCCTACGAAGTCGCTGAGACAAAAGTGACGCAAGTCATGGATTTCGCCCGTAAGCACCAGCATCCGCTGCAGTGCGTTATGGAGAAGAAGTGA